The nucleotide sequence aagaaagtatgtgttgtgtgtacGTTTTGTACATTTGCTCGAGTATCTCCAAGTTTTCCATGTAGAACAGAACAACCTGATAAATTTGATTAATTGGAAAGTGATAGGTGTATATCATTATGCATACTTTTCAACAGGTCTTTAAATTTGGGTGTCTTTCCCACAGCATTTAAAGTCGCAAATGTCACGCCAGTTTTTAAATCCGGTGACAAGTCAAAGGTAGTTAACTACCGTCCAATATCTCTCCTACCATTAGTATCTAAAGTTTTTGAGAGATTAGTGTATGCCCACCTTTTCCCCCATATTCGGGAACATATTTCAGAATCCCAACATGGTTTTATGAAAGGTAGATCCACTCAAACCAatttagtaaattatattgacttTATTACAGATGCtattgataacaaattacaGGTAGATAGCATTTATACAGACTTCAGTAAAGCTTTTGACACTGTATCACATACTTTACTGTCACACAAACTGAGCGCATATGGTTTCTCTGGCAATGTTATGTCCTGGCTTTCATCTTACCTACAAAATAGAACACAACGTGTAGTTATAAATGGTCACATGTCATCACCTTGTGACGTCACTTCAGGTGTGCCTCAAGGTTCCCTGATTGGGCCACTTTTGTTTATTCTGTTCGTCAATGATATGCCAGACATTGTCAACAGTCATGGGTCATCATTGTGCTCAATGTATGCTGACGATGCCAAAATATATCACATAGTTAGAACACAACATGATTGTATTTCTCTTCAAACAGACATTAATAATGTCTATAAATGGTGTAATACATGGAAATTGAAGCTTAATGTGGGGAAgtgtaatgtaattacatttagtaacaaaaagaaactgattacatacaattacaGTATTGCTGATGGTCCCCTTGTTCGTGTTCATAGTATCAAAGATCTTGGTATTCTACTTTCTTCACAGTTGTCTTTTAGCACCCATATTGATAGTATTGTCAGGAAAGCTTTTAGAATGATGGGTTTTATCAAACGTACATGTGCcaatttttccaacatttctacattaagATCTTTATATGTGAGCCATGTTGGAAGCCATCTTGAGTACTGCAGTGTAATTTggtcaccatggcaagtaactcaaattgataaaatcgaacgtgtacagcagaaatttattacatttttatgttttaaatcaaatgtgcaatatacttCAACAGATTACGATTCACTATGTGCTAGGTTTAAGCTTCCCCCACTGGTGAGGAGGCGAAAGTTTTtagatgctatttttgtttacaaactggtcaattcatgctataattgtccatccattttgtacaaggtttgttttaatgtacagagcagacagctacgtaataaccatatctttcgcatcagtgcctccagagtaaatctgagaaaatattccccaattttaagatgtttaacCACTTGTAATGACGTTTTTAAAGTAAATCCAAACCTAGATTTATTTAGTCCTGTTTCCGCCTTTCGGCGTGTGCTTCAGGCtgcgtgtttttaataatttttcctgttttgttgtttttatttctgtgtttgccttttatgtcatgtcacttgtgttattgctaccccttgttttatctttttagtgcttgtttttccttatttgtttctaaaggtgcctgtaaatggccatgggctttatgcccgttggtttacctgaataaataaataaataaataaattaaaaaaaatatcaactaCATCcaacaatatgtatatattgattcAATCttttgtggatttttttttgtccaGGTTGTAAAACTGAGAGACGTCTTTCCACATGGTACTGGTTTTGTACTAGTGTTTGAATTCATGTTGTCTGATTTATCAGAAGTTGTTAGGAATTCTGACAGACCTCTGACAGAAGCCCAGATTAAAAGCTATATGCAGATGTTACTCAAAGGTGTCACCTACTGCCATGAAAATTCCATTATGCACAGGGTAAGAATAGGCTTCTTCTAAGTACAATGTATCTAATATTAAAATTCTGTTATTGTCATTGTCTTTTTATCTTGGTATGGTTGGGAatctacagtaataataatCTAGTTGAAATAACTAGTTGATATACCAGGGATTGCCAGTAGATTTGACGGACTGTGTTAATGTTACTGCCTTTACATAGAgtgtaaattattgtctagGACTATAACACccaaaatatttatgtaatagTTCAGGTTTGTAAACTTTTTGACAAATACCAGTCCCTGAACAAATTTTTACAATGATCAGATGTGATGATGTAAATGTATGGAAGCATTGTACAAAACTTCAAGGTTTTCTCAGATTGCTTTACTTTCGATTTAAATCGTGTTTACATAGTTCTACCCACTGTACAACACAATATGTCTGATCATGATTATTATATGGAgatcaaatatgaaattaatgatATACTTATGTatggagagagaaaaaaaaaccatgttaTTGAATGGTTAACATTTCTATCAAAATTACAAGTGAGTTGAAATGAGTAGAGTAATGtctcaaaatatcaataatctTATATGTTTGTAGGATTTGAAGCCTGCTAACTTACTGATTGGTGAAGCTGGACATCTAAAGATTGCAGATTTTGGATTAGCAAGAGTGTTTAATAATGATGAAGGAAGGCAATATAGTCATCAAGTTGCTACCAGGTAAGTCAATGGTCCAATCATTTTTCAGTATTCATATTCACCATGTTTATCTCCTGTGACCAAATACTTACCATATTCTGATAACTGAGGCATATTTAATCATTGTTAGTTACCTGCAAATTTTATGAGAGATTTTGGATAACCTGGTGAGTACATTTTGGCTCAATCACAGTGACAAACATGAATAGTGCCCTCTATGTTGGTAAAATGCATTTCAAGCTTCAAATTTAGAATAATGCAGATGATGAAAGTTTCTGGCCTATTTGTGCGTCATCAGCATGTAATCTTTGATAGAAGTCTCTATATACCAGATACACCACTCAGTGAGTAAGGTAGATACTAAAAATGGAAAGTTTGGTGTCAACAAACTAAGGTAGATACAATTTTACCAACAGAGATCTGACAGACATTGATAATTGTGACACCATTAGTTACAAGTGAAGAGTTTAGATTTGAAGTGCATATCACATCAATACTATGATGTAATGCTAATTGCACAAGTGTTGTGAAGGTACTGTTGTTGTGCTATCATGTATCTCAAACACACATGCTACAATTAGTACGGTAAGTAtggttgttttgttttcacaaaAGTTTTGATCAATAGTAATGAAAAAACTACACTTTTAATTCGTCATTTCAGGTGGTACCGTGCACCAGAACTCCTGTATGGAGCTAGAAAATATGATGAAGGTGTGGATCTATGGTGAGTGGTCCTTACTTCATTTGATGTGTTGCAACTTTAACAAGCTATCCTAAATTGTGTTAACACATGTCAAAAGAAAGGTGTGAAAGGTGTCAAGAATATGTCAAATAAATAGCATTAAAATCAACGTATTTTGACTAAAAGAGAATTTTAAGTTGCCTTGGTTAATTTTCAGTTCCCTGTAGGTAGCTAATCTCCTCTTTTCTAGAGAATAGTTTTTAACTGTCCTCTTGTGACATTATCGTCTTTCAAAACCCAAGATGAACACTTGATTTGATTAACTGAGCTGTGTGATTAATACTGGTAGTAGGAGCTGTAGAATTATTAGGAAGCATCAAGATGAACGCTAATGATACATTGCTGTTACATTACAGGGCTGTTGGATGCATATTTGGTGAACTTTTAAACAATTCTCCATTGTTTCCTGGTGAAAGTGATATAGAACAATTGTGTTGTGTACTTCGTGTTTTAGGTACACCAACAGAGAAAACATGGCCTGTAAGTTCATTGAGAATTCTTCATTTTAGTTCCATAGAGACAAAGTGGCAAAGCAGGGCTAGGGCTTTTAGAAATGATATACCAAGTAGTTATAACGCCGGACATGTAAATTCAATCTGGTTGTGGTATTGTCAAATAAACTTTTAGTCATACACAAGATTTTCGCCTTTTGCGAAATAAATTCTTGTTACTTGCTACTGAAAATGCTCCTCTCTGAGTtgatgttggaagtgtacataTAACATTGATTTGTAATTAAATTAAATCTTTTTAGAGTTCTCCCTATAATAGAATACACATGTAGTTGGTTGCCTAGACCCTAGATATCTAAATTAGTTGATTCATCAATTAAACCTCAGATCTTGGTGGTCCAAGATTAAACACCTATAGAGTACCCTAGACCACTGACAATAGAATACTTGATTCCATCCTATGATTTGTTGAGAACAGCTAGCGTATGATATATGCACACAACATGCATATTTGCCATTAGCCAATCATTATTTGCTTAGGAAGCACTTTGCACCCAGTAAttcaataatttaataaataatttcatttctcaCAAATCATAATGTCATATATTATCTATACATCTGTTAGGGAATGAAAGACTTGCCAGATTACATGAAAATTACTTTCCCAGAGAACCCACCCATTCCATTGGAACAAATAGTCACTGATGCACCACCTGAGGTATGTAATAGTCCATTGTTTATATAGctttaattttgtcaaaatgttgtcaGTAGATGTATGATCATGGATTGGTTTTCAGAGTTCAACCTCGACAGCAAAAGAGTCTATATTACTGGTTAATAGACTGTTATTCTTTCCCCACTTGATTTTTTCAAAGTGGATGTAAAGTGAACCACATGAGTCAGAGCTCAATAAATTGAATGAAACCAAAACATTGACTTAAATATTGACATATAGGTTTGATTTCAATTAATCATGAATACTTCCACAGGACAAACAAAGAAATGatctgatatgatatgatgtgatatgatatgacatatgatatgatatgatatgatatgatatgatatgatatgatatgatatgatagaaGTATATTATTTTAAGGCAAAACCCTAGATTTAATTTGATGTGATTGTTACagtgaaataattgtattttttactAATTGAGTTATTTATCAAATAACAGCAATGGTATTAGACAACTTGAGTAATCATCATTGTATGTTTTCTATATCTTATAGGCTCTTGATTTACTGAAGAAATTTCTTGTATATCCATCAAAGCAAAGGATATCAGCTACTGAGGTTTGTAGTTTCTCCTCTCAAGACATGTCAATTTCAGCGAagcaatgtgtgtgtatgtatgtgtgtgtgtgtgtgtatgtacctatgtatgtatgtatgtatgtaattgtatgtatgtatgtacgtacgtatgcatgtgtacattgtatgtatgtatatacatgtatgtatagactGTCAACAgccgctcgcgcctttttttccctaTGTTGCTGCGCTCCGATCTGGCACAATACTACTATactcgcatactgatatcgtgGGCCGAAGGCATggcgacgacttaagtttagataaaacgtaggaaaaaaaggtgcaagcgactgtcgacagtctaatgtatgtacagtatgtatgtacatattttttgtatatatatatgcatgtatgcatgtatgtgtgtgtatgcatatattatgtatgtacgcatgtgtgtatatatgtacatctgtatatgtacatacatatgtatgtgtgtgtgtgtgtgtgtgtgtgtgtgtgtgtgtgtgcatgcatgtatttgtgtgtaaaaatgtatgtttgtatacatgtacatacaaacatacaagcGCTTGTATACGTATATATTAATTCCACAATATCATTATCCTCTTCCAGGCATTGCTCCATCCATATTTTTTCACGGAACCACTCCCAGCACACCATTCAGAGTTACCCAAGCCAACTAGAAGTCATAGGAAAAGACAACATGCACAACATGCACATGAATATGATGTAGATACATCCCTGGAGAATTCATTGGTAGATCCAGAACTTATAgtaccatttgtgtaatttATGACAGCTAAAACAGGAGTTCATTTATTCAGatgtacattgaaatatttgtatatataccaCTGTATAGTATATTGTCATGTGACACTTTGTATTAGAAATATGTTCGTGACACTCTATAATCAAGTGACTGTTCTGATGATGAAAAAGCGTTAAAACAGAAAGATTTTactaaataataaatgtaaaaagcATTCAGAAGTTCATCAAACTTTGTTGCAAATACAGTGTTTTGTTAGCATCCTATAATCTACTAGCATAGGTTATCCATGCCATCAATGACTTTTAAAAAAGCCTGCTGAGGTGTAAAAATAGTCAAAGATTCAAGTTGTCtttgtactcatttacatgTGCTACCAATGACTGTACTGTACACTGTAACTCTATTCCGTTATGTCTATTTTCATGCTTATAGACGAAAAGGTAGGCCTAGGAGTGAGGAAAAGaattaaatgttttctttgttttgataCTGTGATGATAGTATACTGTGATGTATTGCATATTCCATTTCCCTTTCTTTTGGACCAAAATCAGAAAacattatttgtacatgtatttctcagCAGTGTTTACAACTTCACAATCAAATATGTTATCATAAGTTcataaattaaacatttttagtTGTCTAAAGTTTGTCGTACGACTCACCAACTTGTCATTACTaattattgtacattgtatatacatgtatatgtaccaaaCTGTTCTGTAAATTTGCAATAAATTATTGAACATGTTGAGAAATCTCAAACTTCAGTGTCTCTATGAAATGGCTTTTGTAGAGAGAGAAAGGATGATGATGACACCATATTgtagaatggggggggggggggcaacagtACCAACCCtgtcaagtaaaaaaaaaatcacattctgTGTATGAGCTGTGGTGCTTtactgaaataaattattatcattactatTATTAGTAGAGGTGCAACATCTCTAGTAAGTTGAGATAGCATACTCAAGATCAACCAGCAAAAGTTCTAAGGGGATAGACTCGGAAGATTCTGAACATGAGTGTTGAATAATTATATGTACCACCATGAAGTATTTCAGTGACCTTTCACTTTAAAGGAGCTTGTcaatatcaggaataaatagaAGACAAGTGGAACAGTCATGATGTGAAATTTGATAATGAAATCAGCCAGGGTCTTCTAAAGGATTAAATCTTTGGTAATCAAATTACCAAAGAACACTGTTGAAATGCTGACAACATAGCAATCATCACCCATAGGCCATCAATGGACACATCACTGAAACTGCCTTGTTAATAAGATCAATCCAGAATACACAATAGACACAAATACACATCTACACTATTGCTTCAATAACATAAGCACCAGTGGAGTTTGGTATCAGCAAATGACATacaaagaacaaaaaatattgtcttTTCATATCGTTAGTAAATTAAGTGAAATGACTATAATGTATGGGTAGAACTTGTAATTTTTTGGTTGTTGGGTTGCGACATGTCATTAGTGAATTCTTAAGGCATGCATTCTTGTCAATCAGGCACGTTGATAAAATTCAGGTCAAGTCATCACTTTCGCATTCAAAATTCTATATATTTTGATCTTTTCAGTCATTTTCTGACATCAAACTCCAACGACGTCCTTGTACTTACTCTCAAGACACAAAGAACATCCACAAATGGACAATGATACACATCCATGCCAGTCATCTACACATACATGCGCATGTGTGACAGTATATGTATGTCAGCACTCATTAACAACTTAAGAGGCATACAAGATTAGAATTCATACAAATTTGAACCAATCCACTTCAGTCCATGTAAGTTGcactgtatattttatttcatgtactACAAATTAACAGTAAGTGGAGAAAAAACAAAAGCACCAAAAAAAAGTCTGAAATTACAGATCGAAACATGGAAGAATGACAattgtacacaaatataaaaaaattgacaagcCTCGGAAAagttaaataaaacaatactgcaggcaaaataaataacattatttcAACAAAAGAAACGTAAAAATGATGTTTACAGACATTGTAAAGTTGATGAGTTATCTCAAGCCCTATATGGCATCTGGAGTTGTAACTGTATTTCCATCACACCAAAAGTGAGTACATAAATGTCGATAGGCATACAATGAGTAGGTGACACTGATATATATGATACTGGcaaatgtatactgtatgtgTTTTGGTTAAGATAGGgtacatgaatacatgtactgataaAAAGAGATCCTTTAGTTTCCCCAAAAGTTAGATGGCAAACCAAAAGAAACTATTTTGAAAGTTCAGTAGATTTTATTTTCTTGCTGTCCAAACAAACGACACATTACAATAAAATCCCTTGCATCAAAGAGCTGTTTAAATATTTTCTGAGTAAAATACATTACAAAGATCAAGAAATCATTGTACTTGTCTTATACTTTCATAACAtaactattttaaaaaataagccTTTGCATTTTCCACTATTTTTCCATCAAATTAACACATCTTTTGAGCATAAAACTcatgaaattttaaatttgtgaCCAACATCATCACAAAACCCAATACCGGACATGGTAAACAATTACCTTCCACcaaaatatcagtcaaaacaATGAAAGGGAAAATGATCAGTATCTTGATATATAAAAATCAACCAAAATAACAATAGCAATTATCCATgttaaattataaaaaaattatatttgcaCATGAAGTtaataataaatacatctaACATAAATGACTACATGTGGCATATGTAATCATTCTCGATCTTGAATCTATCATGGCTggaaccaatctgattaaaatccgatgtagtatACACatcgcgatttctttttggctgttacatttactgttgtttgttcttttgtgaatGCTCATTACaaacatctgacacaataccataggttttcctgaATCCAATCTCATACTGACAAGTAGCCAACCAGTATAATTTCTGTTGCATATGCAGTGACTCTGAAATAATTAGTAGCAAGAGTTAAACTTACTGGTATATAATTTTAGTTGCACAAGAAGTCGCTGTGAAATCTGTATTAGCTGGAGCTAAATTTTTGTTGTGTGCAAGTAATCACTCTCAAATCTACTATGGTTACAATATTTTCTGTGGCATGTGAAATTATTCTGAAACACTCAGTAGCTGCTACAGCTAAACTTGGATATCTCCTGTGGCATGTGAAGTTACTCTGAAATCTGGGGCTAAACTTAGATTTCTGTAACACATGAAGTCACCCTAAAATTTAGTGACTGGTTGGTTATACTATTAGCATTATAGTATTACTCTATTCTGATTGGTTGCTATATTAAAACTACAGCCTACCCTACCTAAAGTCACATGGGCTACCtttaatatgaaatgtacatgagtTTATATAAATCCTGGGAAACTATGCCCATTTATAGAATGTGGGGCATTCTAATAATTGCTCCATTACTTCGTATTGCTTTCAATTTAGTTAGCTTTTTACCTTCGAAGTAGAACTAATAATTGAAATCCATACATTTGACAACAAGACATAAAGAATTGTCATTCTAGCTGCCTTCCTCAGCACATTTTTTAGTCAACAGAAACTATATTAGGGCAGTAAAAATGACTGTTAAATAAAGAATTTCATATTAGCCTTCTTCACTCATCTGCTTCTAATCCAAATATCATTAACTGAACTCATAAAGTATCCCATCTTATATTCTGTAGTTATTACAATGCCTTGAGTCGTAGACAAAGTATGCAAATCATACATAAGTGAAATGAGGCCTCTCATTGATATGTACGATAAATGTAAACAACATCTGTTAAGTCGATACTGCATATGGACTCTCCAATAGAGCAGTGTATTAGTGAATAAAAGGTTCATCCTAATTGGTTGTTCACTGTGGAGGACTTAAAAGCTTCAACCTGATTGGTTGTTTATATGAAGTTTTGAAGTTTTTTAAAAGCTTCATTCTGACTGGATGCTCAATTTAAAGTACTTACAAACTTCATCCTGATTGGATGTTAAGTGTTCAGTTCTTAAAAGCTTCATCTGGAATTGTTGTCAACTAAGAGTAAGAGTCACAGGTTAGTTTGAACATAGACAGtgctccactgtctatggtttgaaaCAAGATAACAAGATAAACAACGACAAGGTAGTCCCTATCTTTTCTATATTTGAAAATGGGACTCTCCTTATTAACTTATGCATTGAACTTTGTTCAGAGGGTATTACAAAACTGGTAAAACAgaaatatcttcttttttttcaaatataagATAAATACGactacaaaaatgtattatatgGCTATACAggtttacaaatgttgttaaGTACAGTAATGATTTTGAGataaaagtataacatacaCCATGACTGTTTTTAGAACAAACTTTCTGTTAAGTGCTTCTATTTGGCACCTAAATAAAAGACAATACACAACATAAAGGTATATGTAATGCAAGATGGGAAGATTTAGGAA is from Glandiceps talaboti chromosome 1, keGlaTala1.1, whole genome shotgun sequence and encodes:
- the LOC144436336 gene encoding cyclin-dependent kinase 20-like; its protein translation is MEQYTILGRIGEGAHGIVFKAKHIETGEIVAMKKVPLRKLEDGIPNTALREIKALQEIDENQHVVKLRDVFPHGTGFVLVFEFMLSDLSEVVRNSDRPLTEAQIKSYMQMLLKGVTYCHENSIMHRDLKPANLLIGEAGHLKIADFGLARVFNNDEGRQYSHQVATRWYRAPELLYGARKYDEGVDLWAVGCIFGELLNNSPLFPGESDIEQLCCVLRVLGTPTEKTWPGMKDLPDYMKITFPENPPIPLEQIVTDAPPEALDLLKKFLVYPSKQRISATEALLHPYFFTEPLPAHHSELPKPTRSHRKRQHAQHAHEYDVDTSLENSLVDPELIVPFV